In Rhodovulum sulfidophilum DSM 1374, the following are encoded in one genomic region:
- a CDS encoding efflux RND transporter permease subunit encodes MTRRFNLSDWALGHRSLVWFLMIVSLVAGLLAYLSMGREEDPSFAIKVMVVSAALPGATAEETVTQVTDRIEKKLQEIDQLKFTRSVTYPGRSVVYVELRDDTRAEAVDATWLRVRNMMSDIRGEFPSEFAGFSFDDDFGDVFGSIYAFVGDGFTPREIEDRVEDVKAEILRLDQAGKVELVGVRAPEIHIEFSNRRLAALGLDREAVLQTLAQENAIVPSGTIRTAGERILIRVTGQYASAEDLATTPLRTGDVFYSLSDVADVTPGYEDPPAELFRYNGHEGIALLVGMRKGGNILQFGAELEALMDRVAERLPVGIELHRVADQPKVVEESVGHFTRALIEAVLIVLAVSFISLGLRAGMVVTLSIPLVLAMTFVLLDVMGITLQRVSLGALIIALGLLVDDAMIAIETMISRLEIGESLHKAASYAWTSIAFPMLTGTLVTAAGFIPIAFNSSQAGEYTRSLFYVIAISLLLSWIVAVLFAPILGTTFLPKKLRHAHKGPGPLRRGFRRVLLQAMRFRWLTIGLTALLFAGSVFGLRHVERQFFPTSERPEIVVEVTLRQNGAFAATDAAIAAFEAWLGQQPEASYTTAYVGRGVPRFVLTLDQPTPSENIGQLAIMTPDLAARDRLREKIAAYDRAHPEADFYTRLIELGPPVGKPVQYRLSGPDIAPLRDRARDLAALLDRDPRLTSISLDWSEPARVVRVVLDQARLRQLGLTQSDVARTLYGLFDGSGVTEFRDGRKLVDVLARGVAADRSTVAALETLQFGNAAGNPIPLLSIARLEWTTEQPEIHQRDRVPTLTVGAAIRGSVQPATVAADLAPAIADFAAGLPADYRIALGGSAESSAESQAPILKVVPVMVLCILTLVMVQMQSFRLLFIVLAVAPLGLIGVVAALLPSGAPLGFVALLGVLALVGILIRNSVILIHEVSVLSRAGRSPWEAVYEASDSRARPILLTAAAASLALIPIAREVFWGPMAFAMMGGIIAGTGITLLFAPALYCVVFRIRPPAPEARPEP; translated from the coding sequence ATGACCCGGCGCTTCAACCTCTCGGACTGGGCGCTCGGGCATCGCTCGCTGGTCTGGTTCCTGATGATCGTCTCGCTCGTCGCGGGCCTGCTCGCCTATCTGTCGATGGGCCGCGAGGAGGATCCCTCCTTCGCGATCAAGGTGATGGTGGTCTCGGCCGCCCTGCCCGGCGCCACCGCCGAGGAGACCGTCACCCAGGTCACCGACCGCATCGAGAAGAAGCTGCAGGAGATCGACCAGCTCAAGTTCACCCGCTCGGTCACCTATCCGGGCCGTTCGGTCGTCTATGTCGAGCTGCGCGACGATACCCGCGCCGAGGCGGTCGACGCCACCTGGCTTCGGGTCCGCAACATGATGTCGGACATCCGGGGCGAGTTTCCCTCGGAATTCGCGGGCTTCTCCTTCGACGACGATTTCGGCGACGTGTTCGGCAGCATCTATGCCTTCGTCGGCGACGGTTTCACGCCGCGCGAGATCGAGGACCGGGTCGAGGACGTCAAGGCAGAGATCCTGCGGCTCGACCAGGCCGGGAAGGTCGAGCTGGTGGGCGTCCGCGCCCCCGAGATCCATATCGAATTCTCCAACCGACGGCTCGCCGCGCTGGGGCTCGACCGCGAGGCGGTGCTGCAAACGCTGGCCCAGGAAAACGCCATCGTCCCCTCGGGCACGATCCGCACCGCGGGCGAGCGCATCCTGATCCGGGTGACGGGGCAATATGCCTCGGCCGAAGATCTGGCCACGACCCCGCTGCGAACCGGCGACGTCTTCTATTCGCTTTCCGATGTCGCCGATGTGACCCCGGGCTACGAGGACCCTCCGGCCGAGCTTTTCCGCTATAACGGGCATGAAGGCATCGCGCTTCTGGTCGGCATGCGCAAGGGCGGCAACATCCTGCAATTCGGCGCCGAGCTCGAGGCGCTGATGGACCGGGTGGCAGAGCGCCTGCCCGTCGGCATCGAGCTGCACAGGGTCGCCGATCAGCCGAAGGTGGTCGAGGAGTCGGTCGGCCATTTCACGCGCGCGCTGATCGAGGCCGTGCTGATCGTGCTGGCGGTCAGCTTCATCTCGCTCGGGCTCAGGGCGGGAATGGTGGTGACGCTGTCGATCCCGCTGGTTCTGGCCATGACCTTCGTGCTGCTCGACGTGATGGGGATCACGCTGCAAAGGGTGTCGCTCGGCGCGCTGATCATCGCGCTGGGACTTCTGGTCGACGACGCGATGATCGCCATCGAGACCATGATCTCGCGGCTCGAGATCGGCGAAAGCCTGCACAAGGCGGCCTCCTATGCCTGGACCTCGATCGCCTTTCCGATGCTGACCGGCACGCTCGTCACCGCCGCGGGCTTCATCCCGATCGCCTTCAATTCCAGCCAGGCCGGCGAATATACCCGCTCGCTGTTCTATGTGATCGCGATCTCGCTGCTTCTCAGCTGGATCGTGGCCGTGCTGTTCGCCCCGATCCTCGGCACCACCTTCCTGCCGAAGAAACTGCGCCACGCCCATAAGGGGCCTGGACCGCTCCGGCGCGGCTTCCGCCGGGTGCTGCTTCAGGCGATGCGGTTCCGCTGGCTCACCATCGGGCTCACGGCACTGCTGTTCGCAGGCTCCGTCTTCGGGCTCCGCCATGTCGAGCGGCAGTTCTTCCCCACCTCCGAGCGGCCCGAGATCGTGGTCGAGGTGACCTTGCGCCAGAACGGCGCCTTCGCCGCCACCGATGCCGCGATCGCCGCCTTCGAGGCCTGGCTCGGCCAGCAGCCCGAGGCCAGCTACACCACCGCCTATGTCGGCCGCGGGGTGCCGCGCTTCGTGCTGACGCTCGACCAGCCCACGCCCAGCGAGAATATCGGCCAGCTCGCGATCATGACCCCCGATCTCGCCGCCCGCGACCGGCTGCGCGAGAAGATCGCCGCCTATGACCGCGCCCATCCCGAGGCCGATTTCTACACCCGGCTGATCGAGCTGGGCCCGCCGGTCGGCAAGCCCGTGCAATACCGGCTGTCGGGCCCCGATATCGCGCCGCTGCGCGACCGCGCCCGCGATCTTGCGGCGCTGCTGGACCGCGACCCGCGCCTGACCTCGATCAGCCTCGACTGGTCCGAGCCCGCCCGCGTGGTCCGCGTCGTGCTCGACCAGGCGCGGCTGCGCCAGCTTGGCCTGACCCAGTCCGACGTGGCGCGCACGCTTTACGGGCTGTTCGACGGCTCCGGCGTGACCGAGTTCCGCGACGGCCGCAAGCTGGTCGATGTGCTGGCGCGGGGGGTGGCCGCCGACCGCTCGACCGTCGCCGCGCTGGAAACGCTGCAATTCGGCAATGCCGCCGGCAATCCGATCCCGCTTCTGTCCATCGCGCGGCTCGAATGGACCACCGAACAGCCCGAGATCCACCAACGCGACCGGGTACCGACCCTCACCGTGGGCGCCGCGATCCGGGGCAGCGTGCAACCCGCCACCGTCGCGGCCGATCTTGCCCCCGCGATCGCCGATTTCGCCGCCGGGCTGCCCGCAGATTACCGGATCGCGCTTGGCGGATCGGCGGAATCGAGCGCCGAGAGCCAGGCACCGATCCTGAAGGTCGTGCCGGTGATGGTGCTTTGCATCCTGACGCTGGTGATGGTCCAGATGCAGAGCTTCCGGCTGCTGTTCATCGTTCTGGCGGTGGCACCGCTGGGGCTGATCGGCGTGGTCGCCGCCCTGCTGCCCTCGGGCGCGCCGCTAGGCTTCGTCGCCTTGCTGGGGGTGCTGGCGCTGGTCGGCATCCTGATCCGGAACTCGGTGATCCTGATCCACGAGGTCAGCGTCCTGAGCCGCGCCGGGCGCAGCCCCTGGGAGGCGGTCTACGAGGCCTCCGACAGCAGGGCCCGGCCGATCCTGCTGACCGCGGCCGCGGCGAGCCTCGCGCTGATCCCGATCGCGCGCGAGGTGTTCTGGGGCCCGATGGCCTTCGCGATGATGGGCGGCATCATCGCCGGAACCGGCATCACGCTGCTTTTCGCCCCCGCGCTTTATTGCGTCGTGTTCCGCATCCGCCCGCCTGCGCCTGAGGCCCGGCCCGAACCCTGA
- a CDS encoding acetyl-CoA hydrolase/transferase family protein: MTVAQPIASRIADPTLRGRVMSAEDAAALIAPGSTIGMSGFTGSGYPKSVPLALANRIEAEHAAGNPFQVKVWTGASTGPELDGALAKAGGIEFRLPYNSDPIAREKINAGEMNYFDMHLSQVAPMAWQGFLGKLDTAIVEISGITSDGQLIPSSSIGNNKTWLDQADQVILEVNRWQSEALRGMHDVYYGTALPPHRRPIPLASTNDRIGQPYFRCDPKKIAAIVETDAPDRNAPFKAPDAVAQAIAGHLLDFFLHEVAKGRLPQNLLPLQSGVGNVANAVLTGLMNSPFEQMTAYTEVIQDGMLELLDAGKLRCASATALSLSPSAAEWFNDRAYRFRDKLILRPQEISNHPELVRRLGCIAMNGLIEADIYGAVNSTHIMGSRIQNGIGGSGDFARNGYVSIFMTPSTAKNGKISAIVPKAAHVDHIAQDVQILVTEQGLADLRGLSPKQRAAQIIENCAHPDYRPALRDYYKRAMESSFGKHAPHLMDEALSWHARFVRTGSMQED; the protein is encoded by the coding sequence ATGACCGTCGCCCAACCCATTGCGTCCCGAATAGCCGATCCGACGCTGCGCGGCCGCGTGATGAGCGCGGAAGACGCCGCGGCCCTGATCGCGCCGGGCTCGACCATCGGGATGAGCGGCTTCACCGGGTCGGGCTATCCCAAGTCGGTTCCGCTGGCGCTGGCCAACCGGATCGAGGCCGAACATGCCGCGGGCAATCCGTTCCAGGTCAAGGTCTGGACCGGCGCCTCGACCGGACCCGAGCTTGACGGCGCGCTGGCCAAGGCCGGCGGCATCGAGTTCCGCCTGCCCTACAACTCGGATCCGATCGCCCGCGAGAAGATCAATGCGGGCGAAATGAACTATTTCGACATGCATCTGAGCCAGGTCGCGCCGATGGCCTGGCAGGGTTTCCTGGGCAAGCTCGACACCGCCATCGTCGAGATCTCGGGCATCACCTCGGACGGTCAGCTGATCCCCTCCTCCTCGATCGGCAACAACAAGACCTGGCTCGACCAGGCCGATCAGGTGATCCTCGAGGTCAATCGCTGGCAAAGCGAGGCGCTGCGGGGCATGCATGACGTCTATTACGGCACCGCGCTGCCGCCCCATCGCCGCCCGATCCCGCTCGCCAGCACGAATGACCGCATCGGCCAGCCCTATTTCCGCTGCGATCCGAAGAAGATCGCGGCCATCGTCGAGACCGACGCGCCGGACCGCAACGCGCCGTTCAAGGCCCCCGACGCGGTCGCCCAGGCCATTGCCGGGCATCTGCTGGACTTCTTCCTGCACGAGGTCGCCAAGGGTCGGCTGCCGCAAAACCTGCTGCCGCTGCAATCGGGGGTCGGCAATGTTGCCAACGCGGTGCTGACCGGGCTGATGAACTCGCCCTTCGAGCAGATGACCGCCTATACCGAGGTGATCCAGGACGGCATGCTCGAGCTTCTGGACGCGGGCAAGCTGCGCTGCGCCTCGGCCACCGCGCTGTCGCTGAGCCCGAGTGCCGCCGAATGGTTCAACGACCGCGCCTACCGCTTCCGCGACAAGCTGATCCTGCGCCCGCAGGAAATCTCGAACCATCCCGAGCTGGTGCGCAGGCTGGGCTGCATCGCGATGAACGGGCTGATCGAGGCCGATATCTACGGCGCGGTGAACTCGACCCATATCATGGGCTCGCGGATCCAGAACGGGATCGGCGGGTCGGGCGATTTCGCCCGCAACGGCTATGTCTCGATCTTCATGACCCCGTCGACCGCGAAGAACGGCAAGATCTCGGCCATCGTGCCCAAGGCCGCCCATGTCGATCACATCGCCCAGGACGTGCAGATCCTCGTCACCGAACAGGGCCTGGCCGACCTGCGCGGCCTGTCGCCAAAACAGCGCGCCGCCCAGATCATCGAGAACTGCGCCCATCCCGACTACCGCCCCGCGCTGCGCGACTATTACAAACGCGCGATGGAGAGCTCCTTCGGCAAGCATGCGCCGCATCTCATGGACGAGGCGCTGTCCTGGCATGCGCGCTTCGTCAGGACCGGCTCGATGCAGGAAGACTGA